One Dermacentor silvarum isolate Dsil-2018 chromosome 10, BIME_Dsil_1.4, whole genome shotgun sequence genomic window carries:
- the LOC125941025 gene encoding uncharacterized abhydrolase domain-containing protein DDB_G0269086-like, whose protein sequence is MRLSTVRGWPMTSHARAAQGALSPRCAHLKAFLGEHKDADKEFLADGAALSEYGAADGFYTHRALCDRPGGDEGNHGSHVQPQPPKVAAAATRVRQRGRALDASVRATVQHYLESQVAAAATRVRQRGRALDASVRATVQHYLESQVAAAATRVRQRGRALDASVRATVQHYLESQVAAAATRVRQRGRALDASVRATVQHYLESQVAAAATRVRQRGRALNASVRATVQHYLESQVAAAATRVRQRGRALDASVRATVQHYLESQVAAAATRVRQRGRALDASVRATVQHYLESQVAAAATRVRQRGRALDASVRATVQHYLESQVAAAATRVRQRGRVLDASGRATVQHYLESQVAAAATRVRQRGRVLDASVRATVQHYLESQVAAAATRVRQRGRVLDASVRATVQHYLESQVAAAATRVRQRGRALNASVRATVQHYLESQVAAAATRVAAAATRVRQRGRVLDASGRATVQHYLESQVAAAATRVRQRGRALDASVRATVQHYLESQEALGSGDNPCDNLYEHVCSGWLPAALGHQHARPEGDAA, encoded by the exons ATGCGGTTGTCTACTGTGCGCGGCTGGCCGATGACCAGCCATGCGCGGGCAGCTCAAGGTGCGCTTTCGCCGCGATGTGCTCATTTGAAAGCTTTCCTCGGCGAACACAAG GACGCAGACAAGGAATTTCTGGCTGACGGAGCCGCACTCTCAGAGTACGGAGCAGCGGACGGTTTTTACACGCACCGGGCTCTGTGTGATCGCCCTGGTGGTGATGAAGGCAATCATGGTAGTCATGTTCAGCCGCAGCCACCAAAAgttgccgcagcggctacgagggtgcgccagcgcggccgagcgctcgacgcctcggtccgcgcaactgtgcaacactacctcgagtcgcaggttgccgcagcggctacgagggtgcgccagcgcggccgagcgctcgacgcctcggtccgcgcaactgtgcaacactacctcgagtcgcaggttgccgcagcggctacgagggtgcgccagcgcggccgagcgctcgacgcctcggtccgcgcaactgtgcaacactacctcgagtcgcaggttgccgcagcggctacgagggtgcgccagcgcggccgagcgctcgacgcctcggtccgcgcaactgtgcaacactacctcgagtcgcaggttgccgcagcggctacgagggtgCGCCAGCGCGGCCGAGCGCTCAACGCCTCGGTCCGCGCAACTGTGCAACACTACCTCGAGTCGCaggttgccgcagcggctacgagggtgcgccagcgcggccgagcgctcgacgcctcggtccgcgcaactgtgcaacactacctcgagtcgcaggttgccgcagcggctacgagggtgcgccagcgcggccgagcgctcgacgcctcggtccgcgcaactgtgcaacactacctcgagtcgcag gttgccgcagcggctacgagggtgcgccagcgcggccgagcgctcgacgcctcggtccgcgcaactgtgcaacactacctcgagtcgcaggttgccgcagcggctacgagggtgCGCCAGCGCGGCCGAGTGCTCGACGCCTCGGGCCGCGCAACTGTGCAACACTACCTCGAGTCGCaggttgccgcagcggctacgagggtgCGCCAGCGCGGCCGAGTGCTCGACGCCTCGGTCCGCGCAACTGTGCAACACTACCTCGAGTCGCaggttgccgcagcggctacgagggtgCGCCAGCGCGGCCGAGTGCTCGACGCCTCGGTCCGCGCAACTGTGCAACACTACCTCGAGTCGCaggttgccgcagcggctacgagggtgCGCCAGCGCGGCCGAGCGCTCAACGCCTCGGTCCGCGCAACTGTGCAACACTACCTCGAGTCGCaggttgccgcagcggctacgagg gttgccgcagcggctacgagggtgCGCCAGCGCGGCCGAGTGCTCGACGCCTCGGGCCGCGCAACTGTGCAACACTACCTCGAGTCGCaggttgccgcagcggctacgagggtgCGCCAGCGCGGCCGAGCGCTCGACGCCTCGGTCCGCGCAACTGTGCAACACTACCTCGAGTCGCAG GAGGCGCTCGGCAGTGGCGACAACCCGTGCGACAACCTGTACGAGCACGTGTGCTCGGGGTGGCTACCAGCAGCTCTTGGTCATCAGCACGCACGACCAGAAGGGGACGCTGCTTAA